The genomic stretch CGTTCTGCTGTGCGTGAGCATCTACGTCCTGCATCTCGTGCGCCTGCGACGTGAAGGGCGATCGCTCGCCGCCCTCGGCCTCGACGACGCGCGGCTGGGATGGGCGGCCCTGGCCAGCGTGCTCACCTTCTGCGTGGCCAGCCCCTACACCTTCGCGAACCTCGAGGTGCTTCGGCGCGATCTCGCCTATCAGCTCATGCACATGAGCGCCGGCCACTTCGGTCACGCCGAGCAGGGGGTGGGCTACATCCACTACCTCACGCGCGTCCTCCCACGCGCGCTGGGCTGGCCGGCGTTCGCGTTGTCGATCGCCGGACTCGTCGTCATGACCCGACGTCGCGGCACCGAAGACATCGCGTGGCTGGCGGCCTTCGTGCCGTACTTCCTGGTGATGGGATCGCTGAGCACGCAGTTCGATCGTTACATGCTGCCGTTGGTGCTGCCGTTGGCGGTGTCGGCGGCGGTCGCGCTCCGTGCTGCCGTCGAACGCTGGCCCCGGACCACCGAACACCCCGTGCCGGCGATCGCAGTCGTCGCCGTGCTCCTCCTCGCGTGGCCGGCGCAGGGTGTCGGACGTTTCCTCGAGGCCCAGGGGCGGACCAGTACCCAACAGGCAGCGGCCGACTGGTTCGCGGCCCAGGCCGGACCCGACACCACCACCGTCGTCACCGAACGATACGGCCCGCATCTGCTCGAAGATCCCAGAACGACCGACGACTACCAGCCGATCTTCGAACGACTCGACGAGGACCAGGCGCAACGCCTCTTCGACCGTCCCTTCTTCGTCTACCAGCTCCTGCCCATGTACTCGGCGCGGGTACACCTGACCGCCTACTACTACGACCTGCGTCACTTCCTGGCCTACGACTACGTGGTCACCTCGGGTGCGGTCCGGCGGCGCTACGAGGGCGAGCCCGAACGCTTCCCGCGGCAGGTCGAGTTCTACCGTGACCTGAGGAAGTACATGGAGGTGGCGGCCGACTTCGCGCCCGGCGACGACCATCGCGGTCCCCGCGTCACCCTGCACCGCTGGACGGAGCAGGGCCGGCGCCAGCTGATCCGTGAACACGGTCGGCCGGACGCCTCGCACTACCGCGCGTGGACCGAGCGCGTGCACGCGCCCGACTTCCTGGCGTTCGCCGAACAGGTGGCGGTGCACGCCGAGCGCGAGGAACGTCATCGGCAGGCGATGACCTACTACCGCATCCTCGGCGAGACGTCCGAGCCCGACCTGCGTCCGTACTGGATCGAGCGTGCGGGGATCGCCGCCGTGAATGCCGACGACCTCCGCCGAGCCACGACCCTCTTCCGGGCGCTGCTCGAACGCGATCCCGGCAACGTGGTCGCCCTGGGCAATCTCGGCTTCGTGGCCGAACGCACGGGCCGGTCGGACGAGGCCCGTACCTGGTACCGCCGCTGCATCGAGGCCGACACCGAGGGAACGGCTTCGCGCTGGGCCCGTCGTCGTCTGGAGGCGATGGACGGCGGAGATCGCCGCTGAGCTCCGACCTCGTCGCTCAGAACTCGCTCTTGAGCGCCCCGAACGAACGCGTCTCGGTGGGAACCACCGTGTCGGCACTCAGCGGCTCGGCATCGAGCTCGATCCACCGCCACTGCGTCGCGCCCATCGACTGGTAGCCGAGCGATCCGAAGACGACCCGCCCGACGCCGAGGGTCCCCGAGCCGTTCCCCCGCGCCCGTAGGACCTCGGTACCGTCGACCCAGACGGTGAGTGTCTCGTCGGGGTCCTCGATCCGCGAGTTCTTGCGGATCCGCAACACCCGCTCGTCGACCAGGGACGCGGGCGCCGACGCAACCCACCGCAACTCACCCCCCGAGCGTTCGGCCACGTCCACGCGATCGTGGTGCAGCTGGACGATGAGCTCCAGTCCCGGTCGACTGACCTCGACCACCGCGCCCTGACCGCCGATGTTGCTGTGGACCTTCACCGCGGCCCGGAACTCCACGGCGTGCTCGGCCTGCAGTTGGCCAAGCATGCCCTGGAAGGCGATGAACCCGTCCCCCATGTTGTCGTTGCAGACCAGGGTACCCTCGTGCAGGAAGGCGTGCGCCGTCCCGATCCGCGACCAGGGCGAGTTCGAGGCGTCGGGGACCTGCGTCATCTCGGTGCGGTCGCCGACCGTCACGAGGTCCTGCGCCCGAGAAGGCGCGGCTGCCGCGAGGGCGACGAACGCAGTGGCGAGGGCGAGGCGAGTGACGGCCTGTCGGTGGCGAAGCCGAGCGAGCGTCGGGAGCCGGCGCATGGACATCGTTTCCGGACGCCCGGCCCCGGTGCGATCGATCGGCGGGGAGAGCCGCCGTCGAACAGATCCGGAGGTGGGCCCGTCCCGGGGGGAGCAAGGTGGTCAGGATGTTACCATTTTCGTGACCACGACGGGAAGCCCCCCGGGATTGCAGAGGGTTGTGGCTCGAAGATTGTGCACTCGCCCGACACCGGGCCGATGCTTCGGACCCGCGAGCGCAAGCGTCACCGGACCGTGACGAAAAAGGCGAAAGAAAACCGTGAACGCGAGCGCTGCTCCCCGTCCGACCGGAACGCACAATCTCGGAGGCACAGAAAAAAAGGAGCGGACCCGCGCGCCAGCGATGGGTCCGCCCCCCTTCCTGTCCTTCCACCCGCGACCAGGAGCAGCAGCCGTGCCACCGGATCCCGGCATTGAAAACCAACGACTTACGCGATCGTCCCTCGGGTCACCGTACGAGGAGGTACGCCAGGCGTACCGTTGCGGAACGCTCGACGGACGCGGCCGCGCTCAGAGACCGATCTCCCGGCCGGCCGTTGCCGACCACTCGACGGCATCGAGGTACGCCCCTCGGATCTCTGACGACTCGAGCCGGCCGAATCCGACCTTCTCCCAGTCGCCGCGTTCGTAGGCGACCACGCACTCGAGGGCCTGTCCCATACGTCCTTCGCGATTCAGCAGGGCGGTGTTCAGATCGCTGGCCAGGGGCAACTGCTCGACGATGTCCTCCATGGACATGTCCAGGAGGGCGTCGAGGGTCGAGAAGAGTCCCGCCGTGAAGTACACGTCGGGATTCGCCACCCCGGCGCGGTCGGCGAGCTGCTCGCACATGCGCGCCCGGACCATGGCCGTGACCATCAACTCGTCGGGCTTGTCGTCGAGAGCGCTCAGGGTGAGAAGGCTGACCCACGCGCGGATGTGGTGCAGCCCGAGCAGCACGAGCGTCTGCCGGATCGACTCGACCTTCTGTGGCAGTCCGTAGAAGGCCGAATTGATCAGACGCAGCAGCTTGTAGCTGAGCGAGAGGTCTTCGCGGATGATCCGCTCGAGCGTGTCGATCTCGACGTGCGGATCCTGCAGTTTGGCCAGCAGCCGCAGAGTGGCCAGGCGGTTGGCCGGGATCCGGTGCCCGCCGACCACGTTCGGCCGGCACAGGAAGTAGCCCTGGAACAGGTCGAAACCCAGGTCCTTGCAGAACTCCAGGTGCTCGGTCGTCTCGACCTTCTCGGCCAGCAGGACCACGTCGAAGGGCCGGACCATCCGGACCTGTTCCGCGATCTCGGAGGGCGACAGGGCCAGCACGTCGATCTTGACGATGTCGGCGATCTCGAGCAGCGGATCGAAGTGCGGCTGGTAGACGAAGTCGTCGAGAGCGATCCGGTAACCGCTCTGGGCGTAGCCGCGGATGCTCTCGATCAGCGGAGCGTCGACCACCTCGTCCTCGAGCAGTTCGAGCACCACGCGGTCGCGCGGAAGCGGCATGTTCTGCGCCGACAGGAAGAAAGTTCGGGTCAGGTTGAGGAACGCGGGCAACTGGCCGACGAGCTGATCGAGCCCCAGATCGAGGAAACTGTCGAGCAGCACGCGGACGCTGGCCTGGTCGCGGTCGGAGAAGTGCGCGGCCTGGTCGTGCGCCTGTTGGCGGAAGAGGAGCTCGTACCCGACCACGTCGAGCTTCAGGTCGAAGATCGCCTGACGCGCGACGAAGGCGTTCGCGAGTGACGAGCCGTTCTGCGATGCGGTCGGTGCGTCCATCCCATGTCCTGGTTCCGGGTCGCGAGAGCCCACCCGACGCCTGCCATTGGCGTGCCAAGCTTGCGCCGAGGGGACCCCGACCCCACACTGCAGGCGCGTTCGCCCCTGATTCGACCCCTCCCGCAGGCCCGGCGGTGGCTCCCGTGCAGTCCTCCCCTCCGCGTTCCCCTGCACCGGCGGTGCTCTGGCTCTTGGCCTTCGTGGCCGTCGTGAGCCATCTGCCGGCCGTGGGGTTCGACTTCGCCCAGGACGACTTCGCCGGCCTGGCGCGGGCCGCGGGCATCCTCGACGTCGAGGGCTGGCCACCCCGCCTGTGGACGAGCACGGTCACGTGGTCGGCACTCTGGCCGGCCTTCGGAAGCGACCCCGGCCCGTACCACGGGCTCTCGCTGATTCTGTTGCTGGGGATCGCGGTGTTCGCGGCCCGCCTGGCCCACCGGCTCGGCGCGGGAGACGCGGGTGCCGCCGTGACCGGCTTCCTGACCCTCCTCGGCCCCACCACCGTCCTCCCCGTGGCGTGGGTGAGCGCCGCTGCGGAGCTGTGGGCCGTGCTCTTCGCGCTCGTCGCCCTCGACCTGTGGATCACGCCGGGTCGCGGGATCCGGCCGCTGGCGGCCGGCGTGGCGGCAGCCCTGTCGGTGCTCTCGAAGGAGCCCGCACTCGGGCTCTTCCTTCTGCTGCCACTGGCGTCGCGCTGGTTCGTCGACGAAGAGCCCGCACCCACGCGGCGAGGCCGTGCACTGGTGGTGACCGCGCTGGCCATGCTCGCCGTGATCGGCGCGCTGCAGATCCGCTCGGCCTTCGCGCACGGACCGGGCGATCCCTATGCCCTCGGGGGCGTGGCCGACGTCGCCGGAAACCTTCTGCGATCTCTGGGGTGGGCGGTGTGGCCGTGGCCGGGGTCGATTCCGCCGGGATGGCTGGCGCGGATCCTGGGAGGGATGGTTCTCGCCGTGGTCGGCGTCCTCGCCGTCCGGCGGGCCCGCCGGGACGATCCCCGGGTCCTCTTCCTCGGCCTGCTGGCCCTCGTGTCGCTCGCTCCGACGGTGGTCCTGCGCGACCACCAGTACACCTACTACGCGCTGCTCGCGAACGTGGCCGTCGCAGCGATCTTCGGCCTGGAGATCGGTCCGAGGATCGACCGCCGACTGCGGTCGACGACACCTCGTGGGGCGGCGCTGGTCGGCGCGTCGGTGCTCGTGGGCGCCGCCTCGATCGTCGGTGTCTCCGCGCGCGTCCACGCGCGGGGCGAGGACGGCCTGCTGGTCGATCCGATCCTCCGTCGTAGCTCGATCGTCGCCGACGTACGAGCGCAGATCAGCGACCTGCGCCGGGCCCGTCCGTCGCCGACGGCAATCGGTGTCCTCCAGGCCGCGCGCACCGCCGACCCGCCCGACCCCGAGGCCTCTCGCGACCGGCTCGTGTTCATCGGCACCCCGATCTACCTGTCGCTGCAGGGCGATCGCGGTCTCGGAATCCTCTCCGGCGAACGGCTCGACGCACGCTGGATCGGCCACATCGACGACGTCCCGGGGGGCGGATTCGTGTTCCTCGATGCCGGGGACGCCGTCCTTCGCCCGCTCGGGCCGCCGGACAACGCGCGGATCTACGCCGCGATGATCGCGGTGGCCGGCGGGCAGTTCGCGCGGGCTCGCCACGAGCTCTGGAGTGTGATCAGCGAGCAGGGAACGCGCGTTCGCTTCGCCTTCGACCCCGCGAACCTGCCGATCCGCCCCGAGGAGCTGGACGCCGAAGCTCCCGTGTTCGCCCGGGAACTGGCGGAAGCCGCCGAGGCCGATCCGACCGACGGCCGGATCCTGCGTCTGTTCGAACAGATCTACGAGCAGGTGCGGGGACGGGAGCTGGTGCGGGATCTCGACGTGCCGCTGCGGGCACCGCGCTTCGATCAGTGATCGGACGGGACGATCACGGGTAGACTGCGCTCGCGCATCCCGCACACGACCTCGCAGTGGTCGCCGCGATCCTCCCCGTCGATCTGGACCGCCAGGTCGTCCTCGCAGCGCACGCGGACGTGCGTCCCACGGTGCACCCGGACTCCCTTGTCGGCCTGTTCCCGCGGGAGGAGCGGACCCGCGAGGACGCTGATCGATTGCTCGAGGGTCCGGGCCTTCATCACCGCCACGTCGAGATGGCCGTCGGTCCCGTCGGCACTCTCGGGGTAGACGAAGGGGCCGATCATGGTTCCGAAGTTCGCGACCATGACCGACGCGCCGCGCTCGGAGATCGTGTGGCCGTCGACCTCGAGCTCGAAGTCGTGGTGTTGCACCGGAAGGTTCCTCGCCACCGAGACCAGGTAGGCGAGCTTGCCGACCTGCTGCTTGAGACGGCGGTCGGCTTCGCGGATCACGCGGGCATCGAGTCCCATTCCGACGCCCAGCACGAAGGGCTCGCCGCCGAGCGTCCCGACGTCGACGCGCCGTACCTCGCCGTGGCGCAAGGTGGCCAGGGCTCGATCGAGTCGCGGGGACAGCGACATCCGCTGGGCCAGGACGTTCCCGCTGCCCCGCGGGACCACCAGGAGTGGCCGGTACCCGCCGACGAGTTCGCGGGCGGCCGATTGCACCGTTCCGTCGCCCCCGATCACGACGACCGGCTCGTCGCCGGGATGTTCGGCGATGATGCGATCGGCCCCGCGCTCGGGCGTGGTCTCGTGCCAGACGGGTTCGAGCCCCGCGCGCTCCAGGGCGCGGCGGAGTCGGTCCCGTTCCAGCACGCGCTGCGCATGGGCTCCGGCCACCGGATTGATCACCACCAGGGCCGAGGTGGTCGCGGTCATGGGCTTCCCCCGTCGAGTGACGGAGATACGATCGACTCGGGAACGGTCCGGGGCAACGCCGGATCGCATCTGGTCGCTGCTCGGGCGGCGGGGTCTTAGGTTGTCGGCTCCGTCCGTACCTCCTCGCGACCCGCGAGCCGCGTGCCGGCACGCTCTTCGATCTTGGGCCCGATCCTCCATCTCGACGACGCCACCAGCTGGCGCGGTGGCCAGCAGCAGGTCCTCTACCTGCACCAGGGCCTGCGCGCGGCCGACGTCGACTCGCGTGTGGTGTGCCGCCAGGGCTCGGCCCTGCACGAGCGCCTGCTAGAGGAGAGACTCCCCCACTACGCGCTCGAGCACATGAGCGCGCACGACCTCGTGGTGGCCCGGACCCTGGCCCGCATCGTCGGCGACCATCCGCAGTCCATTCTCCACGCCCACACCTCGCACGCCCACGAGCTCGCATTGTGGGCCCATCGTCTCGGCGCGCGGAGTCCCGTCGTGGTGTCGCGCCGCGTCGACTTCCCCGTGGCGCGGACGTGGTGGAGCGGCCGCAAGTACCGCAGCCGACGGGTCAGCCGCTACCTGGCGATCAGCAGTGCCGTCGAGCAGGAACTGCGTCGCGCCGGGATCGAAGACGCTCGGATCCGGCGCGTGCCGAGCGGCATCGATCTCACACGCTTCGAGAACCTCGAGCCCGACCACGACTGGAAGCGTTCGCTGGGGCTGGAACCCGGCGAACTCCTGTTCGGCAGCATCGCGGCCCTGGCCGACCACAAGGACCAGTCCACACTGCTGCGTGCCTTCGCACGGTTCCGCGATCGCGGGGGGTCGGGACGACTCGTCGTGATCGGCGAAGGCGAGCTGCGAGGACCCCTGGAGGCCCAGCGACGCGAACTCGGCCTGGACGACGTGGTCTCGTTCCCTGGCTTCACCCACGACGTGTTGCCCCGCCTGGCCGCATTCGACATCTTCGTGCTCACCTCCAAGAAGGAAGGGCTGGGGACGAGCATCCTCGACGCCATGGCCGCCGGCCGGCCCGTGCTTGCCACCCGCGCCGGAGGCATCGTCGACGCCGTGGTCGACGGGGAGAGCGGCCGGCTGTGTCCGGTGGGCGCCGTCGATGCGATCGCCGACACCATGGTCGAGCTGCAGGCGAGCGCCGCCCTGCGCCAACGCCTGGCACACGGAGCGCGGCAACGGGTGAAGGACTTCGACGTGCGGTCGACCGTCGAGCGCACCCGCGCGGCCTACGCCGAGATCCTCGAGGATCCCGCCGGATCATGAACACGG from Candidatus Krumholzibacteriia bacterium encodes the following:
- a CDS encoding glycosyltransferase family 39 protein, translating into MTPKGRPSRTEVIGVLALATAALALRFVHLDWSLPAIEEEALPTKKAFGMWGWETGTFQLDPETAGWPSLSFYVHLLWQFVYYGWGRLTGDFAGPLDFWVSQQLDPTPLMLWSRGLSAVVSTVPVVVAWFWARRFGLSAPGAALAALLVGISPVMVRHAQMIEPDALVTMLAALAMLALPRVLTRGSTRDYVVVAILAGLGAASKYTPVLLCVSIYVLHLVRLRREGRSLAALGLDDARLGWAALASVLTFCVASPYTFANLEVLRRDLAYQLMHMSAGHFGHAEQGVGYIHYLTRVLPRALGWPAFALSIAGLVVMTRRRGTEDIAWLAAFVPYFLVMGSLSTQFDRYMLPLVLPLAVSAAVALRAAVERWPRTTEHPVPAIAVVAVLLLAWPAQGVGRFLEAQGRTSTQQAAADWFAAQAGPDTTTVVTERYGPHLLEDPRTTDDYQPIFERLDEDQAQRLFDRPFFVYQLLPMYSARVHLTAYYYDLRHFLAYDYVVTSGAVRRRYEGEPERFPRQVEFYRDLRKYMEVAADFAPGDDHRGPRVTLHRWTEQGRRQLIREHGRPDASHYRAWTERVHAPDFLAFAEQVAVHAEREERHRQAMTYYRILGETSEPDLRPYWIERAGIAAVNADDLRRATTLFRALLERDPGNVVALGNLGFVAERTGRSDEARTWYRRCIEADTEGTASRWARRRLEAMDGGDRR
- a CDS encoding HDOD domain-containing protein, which codes for MDAPTASQNGSSLANAFVARQAIFDLKLDVVGYELLFRQQAHDQAAHFSDRDQASVRVLLDSFLDLGLDQLVGQLPAFLNLTRTFFLSAQNMPLPRDRVVLELLEDEVVDAPLIESIRGYAQSGYRIALDDFVYQPHFDPLLEIADIVKIDVLALSPSEIAEQVRMVRPFDVVLLAEKVETTEHLEFCKDLGFDLFQGYFLCRPNVVGGHRIPANRLATLRLLAKLQDPHVEIDTLERIIREDLSLSYKLLRLINSAFYGLPQKVESIRQTLVLLGLHHIRAWVSLLTLSALDDKPDELMVTAMVRARMCEQLADRAGVANPDVYFTAGLFSTLDALLDMSMEDIVEQLPLASDLNTALLNREGRMGQALECVVAYERGDWEKVGFGRLESSEIRGAYLDAVEWSATAGREIGL
- a CDS encoding diacylglycerol kinase family protein, whose amino-acid sequence is MTATTSALVVINPVAGAHAQRVLERDRLRRALERAGLEPVWHETTPERGADRIIAEHPGDEPVVVIGGDGTVQSAARELVGGYRPLLVVPRGSGNVLAQRMSLSPRLDRALATLRHGEVRRVDVGTLGGEPFVLGVGMGLDARVIREADRRLKQQVGKLAYLVSVARNLPVQHHDFELEVDGHTISERGASVMVANFGTMIGPFVYPESADGTDGHLDVAVMKARTLEQSISVLAGPLLPREQADKGVRVHRGTHVRVRCEDDLAVQIDGEDRGDHCEVVCGMRERSLPVIVPSDH
- a CDS encoding glycosyltransferase, producing the protein MGPILHLDDATSWRGGQQQVLYLHQGLRAADVDSRVVCRQGSALHERLLEERLPHYALEHMSAHDLVVARTLARIVGDHPQSILHAHTSHAHELALWAHRLGARSPVVVSRRVDFPVARTWWSGRKYRSRRVSRYLAISSAVEQELRRAGIEDARIRRVPSGIDLTRFENLEPDHDWKRSLGLEPGELLFGSIAALADHKDQSTLLRAFARFRDRGGSGRLVVIGEGELRGPLEAQRRELGLDDVVSFPGFTHDVLPRLAAFDIFVLTSKKEGLGTSILDAMAAGRPVLATRAGGIVDAVVDGESGRLCPVGAVDAIADTMVELQASAALRQRLAHGARQRVKDFDVRSTVERTRAAYAEILEDPAGS